Genomic DNA from Fibrobacter sp. UWEL:
CCCGTTCTTATACTCGGCTTATCGTCGCCTTATGCCAGGATTGATTGGCGACCGCTAATCACCGGTGTGTTAATGATTTTTTCATACTTTCTAGAATCCAAGGATGGATTTTGGTTGAACGCCATAGGGTTAAAAGATGAAAAAGTCTTTTGTCTAGATTCTTTGTGATTTCTTTATTTATACGGATGAGTTCCTTATCGATTTTATTCAAATACAAATCATTTTCTTTTGTTTTTGAGAAAATGATTTGGAAGTAGAATGGATGCAGAAAATCGAGAAGCTTTGTGAAGAAATGCTTCGGTATGCTAGACCTGTTCTCAAGATAGCGTTTGAAAATTTTGTAGAATTGCAAAGCTCCTTTTTGGAATACATAGGGATCCATTGATTGACCTTCACGATTCATGTCATACATGTAGAGGGCTTCGTTGAAACACTCAAAAGATTTTACATGGTCCTGAGGATAAAGAACGTATTCCATATCCGTATAGCAGATTCCTTCTGTTTGACGATAATCTGATTGTTTGAGAACGTCTGTCTTATACGTGATTCCGTGCATTGCGAAGAATCTCATATCTTTGGCATTTAGCGTTTGGAGATCTGTGTGTACTTGGTTGGGAATCAAGTGCTCGGACTTTATGGTAAAGATTTCATCTTTCGTAAAAACCTTGAAAGGGGTGATTAGCATGTCGGCATTCGTGGTTTCTAGTCGAGAAATCATTTGAACGAGGGACTCTGTGTCAAACCAATCGTCTGCATCCAAGGGGCGGAAGTATTTTCCAGTAGCAGCCTTCAGTGCTGCATTAATGCAGGATCCATAATGGCCATTAGGTTTGTCGATAATCTGGATGATGTCGGGGCGCTTAACTTGGTACTCTTTCGCGATTTCTAGGGAACGATCCTTGCTGCCGTCGTTGACGACGATTACCTCTAATGTGTCCGGAACGTCTTCTCGAGTCACGGAGTCTAGACAACGGGGAAGGTATGCTTCCATGTTGTAGGTGGGTACGACGACAGAAAGAACTTTATTAGCCATTTGCTAGTTCCTTTTTTGCAAGATTCATCGCACTCTCTATTACATCATCCATGTCGTAGTATTTGTATTCAGCAAGACGACCGCCAAAAACATATTTGCTCTGTTGTTCTGCCAGTGCTTTGTACTTTGTATAAAGGTTGCTGTTGCGTTCGTCGTTGACAGTGTAGAAACGTTCCTTGCCTAGCGCCCATGAATCAGGGTATTCTCGAGTGATTACGGTTTTTGGTTGGCTTCCGAATTCAAAATGCTTATGCTCGATAATGCGTGTGAATGGATACTTGCTATCAATATAATTCACTACGGCGTTTCCCTGGTAATTGGGAATGTCCAATGTTTCTGTTTCAAATCTCAGGGAACGATATTCAAGTTTGCCAAACAGGTGATTAAAGAATTCGTCGATAGGGCCAGTGTAAATAATCTTGTCCGCTACGGATTTTAAATCGTTGCGACTTGTGATGAAATCCGTATTCAACCGAACTTCGATTCCTTCCAACATCTTTTCTACGAGTGCTGTGTAGCCTCCGCAGGGAATTCCCTGGTAGAGATCGTTAAAGTAGTTGTTGTCAAAA
This window encodes:
- a CDS encoding glycosyltransferase family 2 protein — encoded protein: MANKVLSVVVPTYNMEAYLPRCLDSVTREDVPDTLEVIVVNDGSKDRSLEIAKEYQVKRPDIIQIIDKPNGHYGSCINAALKAATGKYFRPLDADDWFDTESLVQMISRLETTNADMLITPFKVFTKDEIFTIKSEHLIPNQVHTDLQTLNAKDMRFFAMHGITYKTDVLKQSDYRQTEGICYTDMEYVLYPQDHVKSFECFNEALYMYDMNREGQSMDPYVFQKGALQFYKIFKRYLENRSSIPKHFFTKLLDFLHPFYFQIIFSKTKENDLYLNKIDKELIRINKEITKNLDKRLFHLLTLWRSTKIHPWILESMKKSLTHR
- the glf gene encoding UDP-galactopyranose mutase, whose protein sequence is MYNYLIVGAGLFGATFANLVKAAGKSVLVIDKRNHIAGNCYTENVEGINVHKYGAHIFHTSNKNVWNYVNSFVAFNRYTNSPIAKFKDKLYNLPFNMNTFNQLWGVQTPAEAMAKIEEQRHQANITEPKNLEEQARALVGGDIYEALIKEYTEKQWGRKCAELPASIIKRLPVRFTFDNNYFNDLYQGIPCGGYTALVEKMLEGIEVRLNTDFITSRNDLKSVADKIIYTGPIDEFFNHLFGKLEYRSLRFETETLDIPNYQGNAVVNYIDSKYPFTRIIEHKHFEFGSQPKTVITREYPDSWALGKERFYTVNDERNSNLYTKYKALAEQQSKYVFGGRLAEYKYYDMDDVIESAMNLAKKELANG